Proteins encoded together in one Deltaproteobacteria bacterium window:
- a CDS encoding cytochrome c — protein WRFGNMAPVPGLSEADVKEIVRYVRALQRAKGIY, from the coding sequence CTGGAGGTTCGGCAACATGGCTCCCGTTCCGGGCCTTTCGGAGGCGGACGTGAAGGAGATCGTGCGTTACGTGCGCGCGCTACAGCGGGCGAAGGGCATTTATTGA